The genomic window TTCCTCTTCGTGGAAGGCGCCCCCATCCTGGGAAAGGTGTCCCTGACGGGGTTTCTTTTCGGACGGGAATGGTATCCGACGTCCTCTCCGCCCGACTTCGGTATCTTACCCCTGCTGGTCGCGTCTTTGGCGGTGACGAGCCTTTCGGCGCTCATCGCCATCCCGCTCGGGGTCATGACCGCCGTCTACCTGGCTGAAATCGCTTCGGCGCGGGTCCGGGAAATCGCCAAACCCGTTTTCGAGCTCCTGGCGGCTCTGCCGTCGGTAGTGATCGGCTTTTTCGGGATGGTGGTCGTCGCCCCGTTCCTGCAGGACACTTTCGATATCGCCACCGGCTTGAATCTCTTCAACGCATCCCTGATGCTCGCCTTCATGTCGGTCCCCACGATCTGCAGCATCTCGGAAGACGCCGTCCACAGCGTGCCCAAGGACCTCAAGGAGGCGTCCCTGGCGCTGGGTGCAACTCACATGGAAACCATCCTCAGGGTCATTGTGCCCGCCTCGCTTTCGGGCATCAGCACCGCCGTCATCCTCGGAATGTCCCGGGCCATCGGGGAAACCATGGTGGTGCTCATGGTTGCGGGTGGAGCGGCCATGATCCCCGGTTCCATATTCAACCCGGTGAGGCCGATGCCTGCGAGCATCGCCGCGGAAATGGCCGAAGCCCCTTTCGGGAGCGACCATTACCACGCTCTTTTCGCCATCGGCATCGCTCTCTTCATCTTCACGATGCTCTTCAACCTCGTGGCGGACGCTATCGCGCAAAAGCACAAACAGGTGGGTGCCGCCACGTTGTAGAAGGGAAAGGAAATCCTGCATGGAATCGATCACTGCCCGGCTTCCGGGCGCAAACCGGAGCTCCTCGGCCCGGCCCGTCGTCCCTTCGCCCCCCCGGCCGTCCGATGCCCGGGGATCGCCCGGCGCCACCGGCCCCTCCATCGAAGTGCGCTCCCGCATGTCCATACGGACCCGGCACCTGCTTCAGAAGGCGGTCTTCGGCGTTTTGCGCGGTGCGGCCCTGATCAACGGACTGGCCCTTTTCATTATCATTTCCTTTCTGGTTTACAACGGGTGGCGTGCCGTCGACTGGACGTTCCTGAGTCAGCCGCCGCTGGATTCCATGACCAGGGGCGGTATTTTCCCCTGTATCGCCGGCACCTTTCTGCTGGGTTTCGGGTCCATGCTGGTGGCCTTTCCCTGGGGGGTTGCATCGGCCATCTTCCTGCACGAATACGCGCGTCCGGGTCCGGCGTTGCGCGTCATCCGCCTGGGCATCAACAACCTGGCCGGAGTTCCATCCGTCGTGTTCGGGTTGTTCGGTCTGGCCTTTTTTGTCACCTGGTGCAAGCTGGGTGTGAGCATCCTGTCGGGAGTGCTGACCCTTGGGGTTCTGATTCTGCCGGTCATCATCGGGACGGCGGAGGAAGCGCTGCGATCGGTGCCCGCAACTTACCGGGAAGCGTCCCTGGCTCTCGGCGCGACCAAGTGGCAGACCATCCTGCGCGTAGTGCTTCCCGCCGCGTTCCCCGGCATGCTGACCGGTTCGATCCTCGGCATCAGCCGGGCCGCCGGCGAGACCGCCGCCATCATGTTCACCGCCGCCGTGTTCTTCACGCCGCATCTGCCCGCTTCCCTGTTCGACCCGGTAATGGCTCTGCCCTACCACATATATGTCCTGGCCACCGCGGGAACCCAGATCGAGGTCACGCGGCCCCTTCAATACGGCACGGCACTGGTCCTCATCGCGCTGGTTTTCGGAATGAACCTGGTCGCCATCGTCTGCCGGGCAAGGCTGCAAAGAAAAGGATAAGAACGGGCAAGGTTACTCGGGACTGCTGCGTGGCGGGCGCTCTATTCGCAGTGATGCTTGATGTTCACTCCCAGGACCATGAAGATGACGCTCTCGGCGATGTTGGTGGTCTGATCGGCCACCCGCTCGAGGCACCTCGAAACGATGATGGTCTGAACCGAGCGCTCCACCGCCGGGGCCTCCTTCACCATGTGGTCCAGCAGGCTCTTGAGGACCTTCACGTTCAGGTCGTCGGCCGTATCGTCCATCTGGCAGACTTCGCGGGCTTCATCCGCGTTCTGCCTGACGAACGAGTCGATGACCGTGCGCAGCATGTCCAGCGCCGTGGTGGCCAACTGCTCCAGGGACGCGTTGGGAGGCAGCGGCGGCCGGCGGCTCATGAACACCCCCCTGCGCGCCACGTTGACGGCCAGGTCCGCGATGCGCTCCAGTTCGACGGCAATCCGCATGCAACCCACGATGAAGCGAAGATCCCGCGCCATGGGCTGCTCCAGGGCGAGCAGGCGAAGGCTGAGCCGGTCCACGTCGACTTCCAGCCGGTTGATCGCGTCGTCGCCGCGGATCACCTCCTCGGCCAGTTCCACATCCCGCTCGAAAAAAGCCTTTGCGGACTTCTCCAATGCCGTTTCGGTCCGCGCGGCCATCTCCAGGATGATCATCCGGAGCCGGTCCAATTCCTTGAGGAATCGACTTTCCATATCCTTCACTCTCCCGGTGAAATGTCCCTCCCGGACCCCGCCGGGTCCGGTCCTGCCGTGACGGAGCCTTCGGGAAACAATCTCAACCGAAGCGGCCCGTGACGTAGTCTTCCGTCTGGCGATATTTGGGCCGGGTGAACAACGTTTCTGTGGTGTTCACCTCGATCAGCGCCCCCATGTAGAAGAAGGCCGTTACGTCCGAAACCCGCGCCGCCTGCTGCATGTTGTGCGTCACGATGATGATCGTGTAGTTCTTCTTCAGTTCCTGGATCAATTCCTCTATCTTTTGAGTGGCAATGGGATCGAGGGCGGAAGCGGGTTCGTCCATGAGCAGGACCTCGGGTTCCACGGCCAATGCCCGGGCGATGCACAGCCGCTGCTGCTGTCCGCCGGACAGGCCGAGCGCGGATTGGTGCAGCCGCTCCTTGACCTCCTCCCACAGGGCGGCCCGGCGAAGGCTCTTCTCCACCCGTTCCGCGATGAACGTTTCATCCCTGACGGCGTTCACCCGCAGACCATAGGCGACGTTTTCGAAAACGGTCTTGGGGAACGGGTTGGGTTTCTGGAACACCATTCCCACGCGACGACGCAGCGTCACCACATCCATTTCCGATGCGTAGATGTCTTCACCGTCAAGAAGGATCGTTCCCTCGACACGGGTCCCGGGGATCAGGTCGTTCATGCGGTTGAGACACCGAAGAAAAGTGCTCTTGCCGCACCCGGAAGGCCCGATGAGGGCGGTGACCCGGTTCCGCTCGAACTCGAGCGAGATGTCGCTCAGCGCCTGAAAACCGCCGTAAAAGAAATTCAGTTTCGTTGAGGCCATCTTCAGCATGCTCATGTGCCTTGCTCTCTATTGTCACGGTCATGTCGTGACGGCTGGATCGTTTTGCGTTCCCGGTTCCTCGGCTCCGAGCGGCACTGCGGGAAGCGTGAAAAG from Syntrophobacter fumaroxidans MPOB includes these protein-coding regions:
- the pstA gene encoding phosphate ABC transporter permease PstA gives rise to the protein MSIRTRHLLQKAVFGVLRGAALINGLALFIIISFLVYNGWRAVDWTFLSQPPLDSMTRGGIFPCIAGTFLLGFGSMLVAFPWGVASAIFLHEYARPGPALRVIRLGINNLAGVPSVVFGLFGLAFFVTWCKLGVSILSGVLTLGVLILPVIIGTAEEALRSVPATYREASLALGATKWQTILRVVLPAAFPGMLTGSILGISRAAGETAAIMFTAAVFFTPHLPASLFDPVMALPYHIYVLATAGTQIEVTRPLQYGTALVLIALVFGMNLVAIVCRARLQRKG
- the pstB gene encoding phosphate ABC transporter ATP-binding protein PstB — translated: MSMLKMASTKLNFFYGGFQALSDISLEFERNRVTALIGPSGCGKSTFLRCLNRMNDLIPGTRVEGTILLDGEDIYASEMDVVTLRRRVGMVFQKPNPFPKTVFENVAYGLRVNAVRDETFIAERVEKSLRRAALWEEVKERLHQSALGLSGGQQQRLCIARALAVEPEVLLMDEPASALDPIATQKIEELIQELKKNYTIIIVTHNMQQAARVSDVTAFFYMGALIEVNTTETLFTRPKYRQTEDYVTGRFG
- the phoU gene encoding phosphate signaling complex protein PhoU, which encodes MESRFLKELDRLRMIILEMAARTETALEKSAKAFFERDVELAEEVIRGDDAINRLEVDVDRLSLRLLALEQPMARDLRFIVGCMRIAVELERIADLAVNVARRGVFMSRRPPLPPNASLEQLATTALDMLRTVIDSFVRQNADEAREVCQMDDTADDLNVKVLKSLLDHMVKEAPAVERSVQTIIVSRCLERVADQTTNIAESVIFMVLGVNIKHHCE
- the pstC gene encoding phosphate ABC transporter permease subunit PstC, producing MIAKRQTRERLIRLIFLLTASISILVLSTIVLFLFVEGAPILGKVSLTGFLFGREWYPTSSPPDFGILPLLVASLAVTSLSALIAIPLGVMTAVYLAEIASARVREIAKPVFELLAALPSVVIGFFGMVVVAPFLQDTFDIATGLNLFNASLMLAFMSVPTICSISEDAVHSVPKDLKEASLALGATHMETILRVIVPASLSGISTAVILGMSRAIGETMVVLMVAGGAAMIPGSIFNPVRPMPASIAAEMAEAPFGSDHYHALFAIGIALFIFTMLFNLVADAIAQKHKQVGAATL